The following coding sequences are from one Flexibacter flexilis DSM 6793 window:
- the udk gene encoding uridine kinase, with the protein MTTGTTPFIVGITGGSASGKTLFLKRLLNSFKPSEVCLISQDNYYKTRDHQPIDENGVHNFDTPFSIDFDLYRNDILSLREGNVVTKQEYTFNNPNVVPKMLTYTPAPIIIVEGIFVFYYPEVAKMLDLKVFIDAKEHIKLKRRIVRDNNERGYDLEDVLYRYEYHVMPTYEKYIKPFKGDADIVVPNNQNFERALEVLVAYLKTKIEQPQTV; encoded by the coding sequence ATGACTACAGGAACTACACCGTTTATCGTTGGTATCACAGGAGGCAGTGCTTCAGGCAAAACACTGTTTCTCAAGCGATTGCTTAATAGCTTTAAGCCTTCAGAGGTTTGCCTCATCTCCCAAGACAACTATTATAAGACGCGCGACCATCAGCCCATCGACGAAAACGGCGTGCATAATTTTGATACTCCTTTTTCTATTGACTTCGATTTGTATCGCAACGATATTCTTTCGCTTCGTGAAGGCAACGTGGTAACCAAACAAGAATATACTTTCAATAATCCGAACGTAGTGCCTAAGATGCTCACGTACACGCCTGCGCCGATTATTATTGTGGAAGGAATTTTTGTGTTTTATTACCCAGAAGTGGCCAAAATGCTTGACCTGAAAGTATTTATTGATGCCAAAGAACATATCAAACTCAAACGCCGCATCGTGCGCGACAACAACGAACGTGGTTACGATTTGGAAGATGTACTCTACCGTTACGAATATCACGTAATGCCGACGTACGAAAAATACATTAAGCCTTTCAAAGGTGATGCCGATATTGTAGTGCCGAACAACCAAAATTTTGAACGTGCCTTAGAAGTGTTGGTCGCTTATCTAAAAACCAAAATTGAACAACCTCAAACGGTTTAG
- a CDS encoding T9SS type A sorting domain-containing protein, with protein sequence MNYHFTRLFGLLFFAFNSWAQTAPNAKTTHAPLIPNASNINPLTRTTALKAPNNNSSTTDTYAIKQQLDSVVAPLSKKYCYTYNASGKTLSEIQYSWAAGINSWIYYLKNEYTYDTNGRQTQSSTYINSMFNTWIGSEKNEYTYNAIGNNTLIIYYVWNTTNHNWQYSTKHEYIYNTNNQLIQDTYYNWSNNVWVAYSKINYTYTNNNQTQAATYKWNANNNNWTNYSKEDYVYNNVNQLTQKITAHWGGNVWANDYKYEYAYINNNLTQIITNSWGTTSNTWSNYIKEEYTYNTNNQVLLYTTYYFSNNSWVGMSKFEYIYDANSSLTTNIHSTWNSSNSSWRNYLKSEFTYNSNNDETSESYYAWDNTANTWLSYGKQDYTHNTAYAKTALVLPYSLSNARFFSSMVLSRQNSSWVNSTWQVDSTFTYYYSPQGATSVRENEQTAASLYPVPAKDILNIALLDNENEATIEIFDMQGRKVLAQNLLQNVSQITVNQLQTGLYLYNIRTTNERVQNGKFVKQ encoded by the coding sequence ATGAATTACCATTTTACTCGGCTCTTTGGACTCCTTTTTTTTGCCTTTAATAGCTGGGCGCAAACCGCACCAAACGCCAAAACAACTCACGCCCCACTTATCCCCAACGCCTCAAATATCAACCCTTTGACCAGAACCACCGCCCTTAAAGCTCCCAACAACAATTCTTCTACCACAGATACTTATGCCATAAAACAGCAATTGGACAGTGTCGTTGCGCCACTTTCCAAAAAATATTGCTACACCTACAATGCCAGCGGCAAAACCCTATCCGAAATACAATACTCATGGGCTGCTGGCATAAATTCTTGGATATACTATCTCAAAAATGAATACACCTATGATACCAATGGCAGACAGACACAAAGCAGTACATATATAAATAGTATGTTTAACACTTGGATTGGAAGCGAAAAAAACGAATATACTTATAATGCCATTGGGAATAATACCTTAATCATTTACTATGTATGGAACACGACCAACCACAATTGGCAATATTCTACCAAACATGAATATATTTACAATACAAACAACCAATTAATTCAAGATACCTATTACAATTGGAGTAACAATGTTTGGGTTGCCTATTCCAAGATTAATTATACCTACACCAACAATAATCAAACACAAGCTGCTACCTATAAATGGAATGCGAACAACAATAATTGGACTAATTATTCAAAAGAAGATTATGTTTATAACAATGTCAATCAATTAACCCAAAAAATTACGGCTCACTGGGGAGGCAATGTATGGGCAAATGATTATAAATACGAGTATGCTTATATCAATAACAATCTAACACAAATCATCACTAACTCATGGGGCACAACAAGCAATACTTGGAGTAATTACATAAAAGAAGAATACACCTACAATACCAACAACCAAGTATTGTTGTACACTACTTATTATTTTTCAAACAATTCATGGGTAGGTATGTCTAAATTTGAATATATCTACGATGCAAATAGCTCCCTAACCACCAATATTCATTCTACTTGGAACTCTTCTAATAGCAGTTGGCGGAATTATCTTAAAAGTGAATTCACCTACAATTCCAACAACGACGAAACTTCAGAAAGTTATTATGCTTGGGACAATACAGCTAATACTTGGCTAAGCTATGGCAAACAAGATTATACTCACAATACAGCCTATGCCAAAACGGCTTTGGTCTTACCGTATAGCTTATCAAATGCCCGTTTTTTCTCAAGCATGGTTCTTTCCCGCCAAAACTCTTCATGGGTCAATAGCACTTGGCAAGTAGATAGTACTTTTACCTACTACTATTCCCCACAAGGAGCTACCTCTGTGCGCGAAAATGAGCAAACAGCGGCCAGTTTGTATCCTGTTCCAGCCAAAGACATACTCAATATCGCGTTGCTCGACAATGAAAATGAAGCAACAATAGAAATATTTGACATGCAAGGCCGAAAAGTATTAGCACAAAATCTGTTGCAAAACGTTTCTCAAATCACCGTAAATCAGTTGCAAACAGGTTTGTATTTGTACAATATCCGCACTACAAACGAACGCGTCCAAAACGGAAAATTTGTGAAGCAATAA
- the uvrC gene encoding excinuclease ABC subunit UvrC: MNNAEALKERIRQLPELPGIYKYFDQENTLIYVGKAKSLRKRVSSYFTKTQTDRKTMRLVSQIRQIEYIVVDTEYDALLLENSLIKEHQPKYNIMLRDDKTYPYICITTNERFPRVFPTRRVVRNAGIYFGPYPSGRTMNALLELLKKLYTFRTCNYALTQAAVNAHKFKVCLEYHIGNCKGPCEAKQTEADYNAEITQASHIIRGHLTIAKQYFKEQMLLAAENYAFEEAQRYKEKLALLDNYQSKSVIVNPNLSDIDVFSILSDDNSAYINYLRIVDGSINLTHNVEIKKKLNESPEDILAFALLQLRQQFGSQSEEVLVNIPLSLGIPRLAIHVPQIGDKRKLLDLSIKNTLFFKRDLMNKATETPKPDRYERVLKKLQADLRLTQLPDHVECFDNSNIQGSSPVAAMVCFKNGKAAPKDYRHFNIKTVVGPDDFASMYEIVTRRYSRLIAENQPLPKLIIIDGGKGQLGAACEALKALNIYGQIPIIGIAKRLEEIYYPEDPLPLMLPKKSESLIFIQRIRDETHRFAITFHRSQRSKKNLKLEVEKVKGLGAKTIAIVYREYKSLNLIRDEDRTDIEALIGAKRTELLFDYLKERRGEAE; encoded by the coding sequence ATGAACAACGCCGAAGCACTCAAAGAAAGAATCCGACAACTGCCCGAACTGCCGGGCATCTACAAATATTTTGACCAAGAAAATACGCTGATCTACGTGGGCAAAGCCAAAAGCCTGCGCAAGCGTGTGAGTAGTTATTTTACCAAAACCCAAACCGACCGCAAAACCATGCGGCTGGTAAGCCAAATCCGACAAATTGAATATATCGTTGTGGACACCGAATACGATGCGCTGCTGCTCGAAAACAGCCTTATCAAAGAGCATCAGCCCAAGTATAACATTATGCTCCGCGACGACAAAACCTATCCGTACATTTGCATCACCACCAACGAACGTTTTCCGCGCGTGTTTCCGACCCGCCGCGTAGTGCGCAATGCAGGCATTTACTTTGGTCCTTATCCGAGTGGCCGCACCATGAATGCCTTGTTGGAATTGCTCAAAAAACTCTACACGTTCCGCACCTGCAACTACGCCCTCACGCAGGCCGCCGTAAACGCCCACAAATTCAAAGTTTGTCTGGAATACCACATCGGCAACTGCAAAGGGCCTTGCGAGGCCAAACAAACTGAAGCCGACTACAACGCCGAAATTACGCAGGCTTCGCACATCATCAGGGGACATTTGACCATTGCCAAGCAATATTTTAAAGAACAAATGTTGCTGGCCGCCGAAAACTACGCCTTTGAGGAAGCGCAACGCTACAAAGAAAAACTGGCCTTGCTCGACAACTACCAAAGCAAGTCCGTAATCGTAAATCCGAACCTCTCGGACATAGATGTTTTTTCGATTCTCTCCGACGACAACTCCGCGTATATCAATTACTTGCGCATCGTGGACGGAAGCATTAACCTCACGCACAACGTAGAAATTAAGAAGAAACTCAACGAAAGCCCCGAAGATATTTTGGCTTTCGCGCTGCTACAATTGCGCCAGCAGTTTGGCAGCCAATCCGAAGAAGTACTGGTCAATATTCCGCTTTCGCTGGGCATTCCGCGCCTCGCGATTCACGTCCCGCAAATCGGCGACAAACGCAAACTATTGGATTTATCTATCAAAAATACGTTGTTTTTTAAACGAGATTTGATGAATAAAGCCACCGAAACGCCCAAGCCCGACCGCTATGAACGTGTACTTAAAAAGTTGCAAGCCGATTTGCGCCTAACACAGTTGCCCGACCATGTAGAATGTTTTGATAACTCTAACATACAGGGTTCGAGTCCTGTGGCCGCAATGGTTTGTTTCAAAAATGGTAAGGCTGCGCCCAAAGATTACCGACATTTTAACATCAAAACGGTAGTCGGCCCCGACGATTTCGCGTCTATGTACGAGATTGTTACGCGCCGTTACAGCCGCCTAATTGCCGAAAACCAACCTTTGCCCAAACTCATCATCATCGACGGCGGTAAAGGCCAACTCGGCGCGGCTTGCGAGGCACTCAAAGCCCTGAATATTTACGGACAAATTCCCATTATTGGCATTGCCAAGCGTTTGGAAGAAATCTATTACCCCGAAGACCCGCTGCCGCTTATGTTGCCCAAAAAGTCTGAAAGTCTGATTTTTATACAACGAATCCGCGACGAAACGCACCGTTTCGCCATCACGTTCCACCGCAGCCAGCGCAGCAAAAAGAATTTGAAGCTGGAAGTAGAAAAAGTAAAAGGGCTGGGCGCGAAAACCATTGCCATCGTGTATCGCGAGTACAAATCCCTGAACCTGATTCGGGACGAAGACCGCACGGACATCGAAGCACTTATCGGGGCAAAACGCACGGAATTACTCTTCGATTACCTCAAAGAGCGGCGAGGCGAGGCGGAATGA